A stretch of the Acidobacteriota bacterium genome encodes the following:
- the scpB gene encoding SMC-Scp complex subunit ScpB: MSEEIQNTTFNEEDLDIEANEELTEQLADEAEQTPEPEAVAEELPAGLELAANLDLPPILDMFDEETGEAKFSEDAALEESLEAEGDETAPGSAEEQITATRDELKPVIESLLFVADEPLPFKQLCKVLGEVPEEDVRAALEELVADLEARNSGLEIREIGGGWRLSTRPQNHEFIRKYLKSRPSARLSLPGLETLAVIAYKQPITIPEILEIRGVSSSSAIKTLLEKRLIVTKGRKETVGRPMMYGTSREFLIQFGLKDLNELPSFEDFEDLAQ, encoded by the coding sequence ATGAGCGAAGAGATTCAAAATACAACCTTCAACGAAGAAGATCTGGACATAGAAGCCAACGAAGAGTTGACGGAACAACTGGCCGACGAAGCAGAACAGACGCCTGAACCGGAAGCAGTCGCCGAAGAACTGCCAGCCGGGCTGGAATTGGCGGCCAATTTGGATTTGCCTCCCATCCTGGATATGTTTGACGAGGAAACCGGCGAGGCGAAGTTTTCGGAAGATGCTGCCTTAGAAGAAAGCCTTGAGGCGGAAGGCGACGAAACCGCTCCAGGTTCTGCCGAAGAACAAATTACGGCGACGCGTGATGAGTTAAAGCCCGTCATCGAATCGCTGCTCTTTGTCGCGGACGAACCGCTGCCCTTCAAACAGCTTTGCAAAGTGCTGGGCGAAGTTCCGGAAGAAGACGTCCGAGCCGCACTGGAGGAATTGGTTGCCGACCTGGAAGCGCGCAACAGCGGTTTGGAAATCCGCGAAATTGGGGGAGGCTGGCGGCTTTCGACGCGGCCGCAAAATCACGAATTCATCCGCAAATACCTGAAATCACGCCCGTCGGCACGATTGTCGCTGCCTGGACTGGAAACGTTGGCCGTCATCGCCTACAAACAACCGATTACGATCCCTGAGATTCTGGAAATTCGCGGCGTCAGTTCGTCGTCGGCAATCAAAACCCTGCTGGAAAAACGGTTGATCGTCACCAAAGGCCGCAAGGAAACCGTCGGGCGTCCGATGATGTATGGCACGTCCAGAGAGTTTCTGATCCAGTTCGGCCTGAAAGATTTGAATGAATTGCCGAGCTTTGAAGACTTTGAAGACCTCGCGCAATGA